One window of the Desulfatibacillum aliphaticivorans DSM 15576 genome contains the following:
- the tnpA gene encoding IS66 family insertion sequence element accessory protein TnpA, translated as MSQEAIYPTKSREDRFFAPSQDLSDPKAKRRFWEHHLARCRQSGLTQKAYCQKHGLKLHQFYYWKKRLM; from the coding sequence ATGTCACAAGAAGCAATTTATCCGACGAAGAGCCGAGAAGATCGTTTTTTCGCACCAAGCCAAGACCTGTCCGATCCCAAAGCCAAACGTCGGTTCTGGGAGCATCACCTCGCCCGATGCCGCCAGAGCGGCCTTACGCAAAAAGCCTATTGCCAAAAACACGGTCTCAAGCTCCATCAGTTTTATTACTGGAAGAAGCGGCTGATG
- a CDS encoding RHS repeat domain-containing protein: MTFESVCGNGPLRFVRQRHWRFFDQTFCKKFAAGGLFFYRNVKTLVTNQYGTETVSQYGYGYDALGRRTSVTNSGTAFDEPAFNIYGYNSRNELTASNRYLGTSIIDTASQVNDEARAYDYDPIGNRINAQQDYDISASAPITSTYVTSSLNQYESISKGGDSISLDYDDDGNLIHKDGVQYVFNCENRLVEVAPLAPVIGDTKVAFAYDYKGRRYLKQNYVYSSGEWSLVSTSTSIWEGWNRIQEKVVLASDGSEETTSYIWGLDLSQSLQGAGGVGGLIAVVDNESEVDFFLYDANGNVGQLVNAADGTIDAAYEYDPFGRLINAQGSKANQNPYRFSTKPMDQQTGLYYYGYRYLDVDLGRWVRRDPFGYKGGINLNAYIKNSPIGLYDILGLSGGNGPVFGAEFYIGLGFSRSGKFHISSLRIVGSAQQGLCDDLLVKGDFNFRFYTDGLGTSVVESKYGGKRFYPYGFDITGSMYAILGNGQGGAVPSYTLNYHTKSAIDNNFRNSLTWGQSFNYNSNVEATRDGFIGFRADNFYFNYNNDVPEFPTYGGGSDYAWTAGAIAGVLVGDRETLELGYQDFTGIYQWENKDRTNARLEHKINGRLHYSQTEDQRGLNRAIWYLRTEGDFGNVTVDIESPPFINGQHIIHDLRKINRFEYLQEGDDFKEFSISFMQLVKSRSNSDE; this comes from the coding sequence TTGACATTTGAGAGTGTTTGCGGCAACGGGCCTTTGCGGTTTGTGCGCCAGCGCCATTGGAGGTTTTTTGATCAAACTTTTTGCAAAAAGTTTGCCGCCGGGGGCTTGTTTTTCTATCGGAACGTAAAAACCCTGGTAACCAACCAATATGGAACGGAGACCGTTTCCCAATACGGTTACGGCTACGACGCCCTCGGCAGGAGAACCAGCGTAACAAACAGCGGGACAGCCTTTGACGAGCCTGCGTTTAATATCTATGGGTATAACTCCAGGAATGAGCTTACAGCCTCCAATCGCTACTTGGGGACCAGCATTATTGACACTGCATCCCAGGTCAACGATGAAGCAAGGGCTTACGATTATGACCCCATCGGCAACCGCATCAATGCACAACAGGATTACGACATCAGCGCCAGTGCGCCCATTACCAGCACCTATGTGACCAGCAGCCTGAACCAATACGAGTCAATCTCTAAGGGCGGCGACAGCATCTCCCTTGATTACGACGATGACGGCAATTTGATTCACAAGGACGGCGTACAGTACGTCTTCAATTGCGAGAACAGGCTGGTCGAAGTAGCGCCGCTGGCTCCCGTGATTGGGGATACAAAGGTCGCTTTTGCCTACGACTACAAGGGCAGAAGATACCTCAAACAGAATTATGTCTATTCATCAGGCGAGTGGTCTTTAGTTTCCACCTCGACCTCCATTTGGGAAGGCTGGAACCGCATCCAGGAAAAAGTGGTGTTGGCCTCGGACGGCTCTGAAGAAACGACATCCTACATTTGGGGCCTCGATCTAAGCCAGAGCTTGCAGGGCGCTGGAGGAGTGGGCGGTCTGATTGCCGTGGTGGATAATGAATCTGAGGTCGATTTCTTCCTGTATGACGCCAATGGAAACGTGGGGCAGCTTGTCAATGCCGCCGATGGAACAATCGACGCAGCTTACGAGTATGACCCCTTTGGACGCCTCATCAACGCACAAGGTTCCAAGGCCAACCAGAACCCCTACCGCTTCTCCACCAAGCCCATGGACCAGCAGACGGGCCTCTATTATTACGGCTACAGGTATCTGGATGTCGATCTTGGCAGGTGGGTCAGGAGAGACCCTTTTGGGTATAAAGGGGGCATCAATTTAAATGCGTATATAAAGAATAGTCCTATTGGTCTGTATGACATATTAGGCCTTTCAGGAGGGAACGGTCCTGTTTTTGGAGCGGAGTTCTATATTGGACTGGGCTTTAGTAGAAGTGGAAAGTTTCATATCAGTTCGCTTAGAATAGTTGGGAGCGCACAGCAGGGGCTATGTGACGATCTTTTGGTAAAAGGAGATTTTAATTTTAGATTTTATACCGATGGCTTAGGTACTTCTGTTGTTGAGAGTAAATATGGGGGAAAAAGGTTCTATCCATATGGTTTTGATATAACGGGATCAATGTATGCGATTTTAGGTAATGGACAGGGTGGGGCGGTTCCTTCTTACACTCTCAATTACCACACAAAATCAGCCATCGATAATAATTTTAGAAATTCACTAACCTGGGGGCAGTCTTTTAACTACAATTCAAATGTTGAAGCGACGAGAGATGGTTTCATAGGTTTCAGAGCAGACAACTTTTACTTTAATTACAATAATGATGTTCCCGAGTTCCCTACATACGGGGGGGGCAGTGATTATGCATGGACTGCAGGAGCTATTGCCGGCGTTCTCGTGGGAGATCGAGAAACTTTGGAACTAGGGTATCAAGACTTTACAGGGATTTATCAGTGGGAAAACAAAGATAGAACTAATGCAAGACTGGAACATAAGATCAATGGGAGACTCCACTACTCACAAACTGAAGATCAAAGAGGATTAAACAGGGCAATTTGGTATTTACGAACAGAAGGGGATTTTGGCAATGTTACTGTTGATATTGAAAGTCCTCCTTTTATCAACGGTCAGCACATTATCCATGATCTAAGAAAGATAAATCGTTTTGAGTATTTGCAGGAAGGTGATGATTTTAAGGAGTTTTCGATATCGTTCATGCAACTCGTAAAGTCAAGGAGTAATAGTGATGAATAG
- a CDS encoding tetratricopeptide repeat protein encodes MHYNFRIKLTISALLLFLYVPVNLGVAGSYEEDLQACFFVGATPEYTISCLTEMLKDYPEDADILVVRGYAYFRKGDFDSAMQDLNQALILDPKNVEALNIRASVKRGLGDEDGALADELLRKEIKSSGYDRVTESYNEDIAKDPNNPDLYAERGAYKGYTLEDHAGALLDFDRYFSMVNGQGERVVFYAKAHSQEQQGDWGGAIETYTACIQAFGENPDPEDFRRRANARSHIGDSAGFETDMAEYSAMLRSGIAEKEQSYSNAIERNPDNPTLYFERAQLRKELEDWEGVLADATKALELFPSDYYQPHVLWCRNLKEEAEKEVSYIGKTPEEVYYMKNKGQIDTLTSILETDPTDHESNWLRSEYRWGSGQYVGAIEDIEKALKAKPNKEAYLEMANELKGSADEMLSEDSSRHLIWWARGKLKWLLGDFEGAIEDMEQAVSLQPEETLYLETLEQMQTDFAAMQTSE; translated from the coding sequence ATGCACTATAACTTTCGAATAAAATTAACTATATCGGCTTTGCTTCTATTTCTTTACGTCCCTGTGAACTTAGGAGTGGCGGGTAGTTATGAGGAGGATCTACAGGCCTGTTTTTTTGTTGGCGCCACTCCTGAGTACACCATTTCCTGTTTGACTGAAATGTTAAAAGACTACCCTGAAGATGCGGATATTTTGGTTGTTCGTGGGTATGCATATTTCAGAAAGGGAGACTTTGACAGTGCGATGCAGGATTTGAATCAAGCCCTCATATTGGACCCTAAAAATGTGGAAGCCCTAAACATTAGAGCGTCTGTCAAAAGAGGACTTGGGGATGAGGATGGAGCCTTAGCCGATGAATTGCTCCGAAAAGAGATTAAGTCTTCCGGTTATGATAGGGTCACTGAATCCTACAATGAAGACATCGCTAAAGATCCAAATAACCCAGACCTTTACGCAGAAAGAGGAGCTTACAAAGGGTATACCTTGGAAGATCATGCAGGGGCGCTTTTGGACTTTGATCGGTATTTTAGCATGGTTAATGGCCAAGGGGAGAGAGTGGTTTTTTATGCCAAAGCCCATTCCCAAGAACAACAAGGGGATTGGGGCGGAGCAATCGAAACATATACAGCTTGCATTCAGGCATTTGGAGAGAACCCAGATCCAGAGGATTTTAGAAGGAGGGCAAATGCCAGAAGTCATATTGGAGATAGCGCCGGATTTGAGACGGATATGGCCGAATACTCTGCAATGTTGCGATCGGGAATTGCTGAGAAAGAACAATCATATTCAAACGCCATTGAGAGGAATCCCGACAATCCAACGCTCTATTTCGAACGCGCCCAGTTGCGAAAAGAACTGGAGGACTGGGAAGGCGTTCTGGCTGATGCGACCAAAGCCTTGGAATTATTCCCTTCCGATTATTATCAGCCCCACGTGCTCTGGTGCCGAAACTTAAAAGAAGAAGCCGAAAAAGAGGTCTCGTACATCGGCAAGACTCCCGAAGAAGTCTATTACATGAAGAATAAAGGGCAGATAGACACCCTGACATCCATTTTGGAAACCGATCCCACAGACCATGAGTCTAACTGGCTAAGATCAGAATACAGATGGGGCTCAGGCCAATATGTCGGCGCCATCGAAGACATAGAGAAAGCTCTTAAAGCGAAGCCTAATAAGGAAGCCTATTTGGAAATGGCCAATGAGTTGAAAGGCTCAGCCGATGAAATGCTTTCCGAAGACTCTTCCCGCCACCTGATTTGGTGGGCAAGGGGCAAGCTCAAATGGCTGCTTGGGGATTTCGAAGGCGCCATTGAAGACATGGAGCAGGCGGTTTCTCTCCAGCCGGAAGAGACCCTGTACCTGGAGACGCTGGAGCAAATGCAAACCGACTTTGCCGCCATGCAGACAAGCGAATAA
- a CDS encoding transglutaminase domain-containing protein translates to MHRHFQTALTILIVLTLSVLLIPAAGFSGQADIEKDMQQSLLSCRTLALSMAQRMNAGKSVDSQLEDLQARILVVRANHMLLTERFLVREESASQAGGLALSRHQSMTADYQARMDEFFSAAGVFEELEDAAGMSVRSLENLAEAIDRILPERKLPIYGALPYRNLNYPAVTPATEPEVTPAYKGGDTDVAGADTASTDLAPIDEEISALAETLEWNPVNIYEWVKNNIETEWYWGAMKGALGTLHQESGNDADQAALLVALLRASGYPARYVHGVIEFHPDGVKALDLTGLEDEQEAAVFFQ, encoded by the coding sequence ATGCATCGTCACTTTCAAACAGCGCTTACCATTCTTATTGTTCTGACGCTTTCCGTCCTTTTGATCCCCGCCGCTGGGTTTTCCGGGCAGGCGGATATAGAAAAGGACATGCAGCAAAGCCTTCTTTCCTGTCGCACCCTGGCCCTGTCCATGGCCCAGAGGATGAACGCCGGAAAATCCGTTGACTCGCAGCTTGAGGACCTCCAGGCCCGGATTCTTGTTGTGCGTGCAAATCACATGCTGTTGACCGAACGCTTTTTGGTTCGGGAGGAGTCCGCCTCCCAGGCCGGCGGCTTGGCCCTTTCCCGCCACCAGTCCATGACGGCCGACTACCAGGCCCGTATGGACGAGTTTTTCTCCGCGGCGGGCGTTTTTGAAGAATTGGAAGACGCCGCCGGCATGTCCGTCCGCAGCCTGGAAAATTTGGCGGAAGCCATCGACCGGATTTTGCCTGAGCGCAAGCTGCCCATTTACGGCGCCCTGCCTTACAGAAACCTCAATTATCCGGCGGTAACCCCCGCGACCGAACCCGAAGTTACGCCCGCCTACAAGGGCGGCGACACGGATGTCGCCGGCGCCGACACGGCGTCCACGGATCTCGCGCCCATTGATGAGGAAATTTCCGCCCTGGCCGAGACCCTGGAATGGAACCCGGTCAACATCTACGAGTGGGTCAAGAACAATATCGAAACCGAATGGTACTGGGGCGCCATGAAAGGCGCTTTGGGGACTTTGCATCAAGAAAGCGGAAACGATGCGGATCAGGCGGCCTTGCTGGTCGCTCTGCTTCGCGCTTCGGGATATCCCGCCCGGTACGTGCACGGGGTGATCGAGTTTCACCCGGACGGCGTCAAGGCCCTGGATCTTACGGGACTGGAAGACGAGCAAGAGGCGGCCGTATTTTTCCAGTAG
- a CDS encoding WYL domain-containing protein: MKHDISERESQWFSFIETQLAWTGCIHAGEAAEYFHTARQTAQGFIKAYQEKFPSQMEYDPHKKRHIKTTDFTCHITEDEPHRFLDFVRGQALEGRFWQNDPAMDFLIADADIFGRPRLSGEILREIISAMACRKRMEIRYHKKAGALDSLKWRTVSPNRLVYTDQRYHLRGFCETRQDYRDFVLSRIVEAKMLDDERPEEHWVSSFEDRAWQTPVTLRFTPNPNLDEDRKRAVSEGYDLDSEGRLRIETNEALAYYVRRRLCAPDSELAIAKWVEL, translated from the coding sequence ATGAAACATGACATATCCGAGCGGGAATCCCAGTGGTTCAGCTTCATAGAAACACAACTGGCCTGGACGGGTTGCATCCACGCAGGCGAGGCCGCCGAATACTTCCATACGGCCCGGCAAACCGCCCAAGGCTTTATCAAGGCCTATCAGGAAAAGTTTCCGAGCCAGATGGAATACGACCCCCACAAGAAACGTCATATAAAAACAACCGATTTCACATGCCATATTACCGAAGACGAACCTCACCGCTTTTTGGATTTCGTCCGCGGCCAAGCCTTGGAAGGCAGGTTCTGGCAAAACGATCCCGCTATGGATTTCCTTATCGCCGACGCTGACATTTTTGGACGCCCACGGCTCTCCGGCGAAATCCTTCGAGAAATCATATCCGCCATGGCTTGCAGGAAACGGATGGAAATCCGCTATCACAAGAAGGCGGGCGCCCTGGACAGCCTGAAATGGAGAACCGTTTCGCCCAATCGCCTGGTTTATACGGACCAGCGCTATCACTTGAGGGGATTTTGTGAAACCAGGCAAGATTACAGGGACTTTGTGCTTTCCAGGATTGTGGAGGCGAAAATGCTGGATGATGAGAGGCCCGAAGAGCATTGGGTTTCCAGCTTTGAGGATCGGGCATGGCAAACTCCTGTTACACTGCGTTTTACACCTAACCCGAATCTTGATGAAGACCGGAAAAGGGCCGTCTCCGAAGGATACGACCTGGACTCGGAAGGCCGCCTTAGAATTGAAACTAATGAGGCTCTGGCCTATTACGTCCGCCGCAGGCTGTGCGCCCCGGATAGCGAACTCGCCATCGCAAAATGGGTGGAGTTGTAG
- a CDS encoding CRISPR-associated endoribonuclease Cas6: MHRIRIQTPKQRAESYQYLDVLHDALVNAWVAAGANPESVVGFDAKPWHFGALGWRGRDCNFVHTLVVGSPDPDLAEILKQVRPEEIRHVRALTGEAVDFSKASVEDDPPPVAPGQNQMGALMLSPLAISAPKAQRNGRKWLTDLSGFPVGEAVSARLSRLAGRPVQIRAWPDSLYLRTHPRHHVLVRTRRDNKGRESFVIGMKSPLVLEGAFRDLELAWCAGLGEKNRMGFGCIGTAERGVGR, encoded by the coding sequence ATGCATAGAATTCGCATTCAAACGCCCAAACAACGCGCGGAGTCCTACCAATACCTGGACGTTCTTCACGACGCCTTGGTCAACGCCTGGGTCGCCGCCGGGGCGAACCCCGAATCCGTGGTGGGATTTGACGCCAAACCCTGGCATTTCGGCGCTCTGGGATGGCGGGGACGGGACTGTAATTTCGTCCACACCCTGGTTGTGGGCAGCCCGGACCCGGATTTGGCGGAAATCCTCAAGCAAGTCCGGCCGGAGGAAATCCGGCACGTCCGGGCTCTTACAGGCGAGGCCGTGGACTTTTCCAAGGCGTCCGTGGAGGACGATCCGCCCCCAGTCGCTCCCGGACAAAACCAGATGGGCGCACTCATGCTGTCGCCCTTGGCTATTTCCGCACCCAAGGCCCAACGCAACGGCCGCAAATGGTTGACCGACCTGTCGGGATTTCCCGTGGGCGAGGCGGTCAGCGCCCGCCTGTCCCGGCTCGCCGGGCGTCCGGTGCAAATCCGCGCATGGCCCGATTCCCTCTACCTGCGCACCCATCCCCGCCACCACGTATTGGTGCGCACCCGCAGGGACAATAAGGGGAGGGAGTCTTTCGTCATCGGCATGAAAAGCCCGCTGGTGCTGGAAGGCGCTTTCCGGGACCTGGAACTGGCGTGGTGCGCCGGTCTGGGAGAGAAAAACCGCATGGGATTCGGCTGCATTGGAACGGCTGAAAGGGGGGTGGGGCGATGA
- the cas7d gene encoding type I-D CRISPR-associated protein Cas7/Csc2, with translation MKCFEQYLGNLDAMTTESNGEKIKSYIHPTLKNLGVINVVLLREAVAPVVFRNAEQEITDIEVDGEVYVRAVPNKFKYPEKNRGMQILRAYNVGGRLPQNKTVIGKKQSVSEVYDLNTFVFGDSAMREKNVLPVKSGVNYSDGLSLLPKHQCVDQTFHNRAFEDGTLFDAESKKNSDNLFNRHFITPGTLMVQVLSSQGRLLPPEALDHLLLSIGVAGTYGGQTSVTGTNIRTSIVGVYGAKFERPASSPYEIIKALARYEADLTEPNEAEAAIHQMLSEAYETAMDGKEARDYQTELVSRFENQDPSLEAQYKKAALKVGDLFDNWFGTGKKS, from the coding sequence ATGAAATGTTTTGAACAATACCTGGGGAATCTGGACGCCATGACCACTGAAAGCAATGGCGAGAAGATAAAATCATACATTCACCCGACATTGAAAAACCTGGGCGTCATAAACGTGGTCTTGCTGAGGGAAGCCGTGGCGCCGGTGGTCTTTCGCAACGCGGAGCAGGAAATCACGGATATTGAAGTGGACGGCGAGGTTTATGTGCGGGCCGTGCCCAACAAGTTTAAATATCCTGAAAAAAACCGGGGCATGCAGATCCTCCGGGCCTACAACGTGGGAGGCCGCCTGCCCCAAAACAAAACCGTCATCGGAAAAAAACAGTCCGTTTCGGAAGTTTACGACCTCAACACCTTTGTGTTCGGCGACTCCGCCATGCGGGAAAAAAACGTCTTGCCCGTAAAAAGCGGAGTCAATTACTCCGACGGCCTGAGCCTTTTGCCCAAGCACCAATGCGTTGACCAGACCTTTCATAACCGGGCCTTTGAAGATGGAACCCTGTTTGACGCCGAAAGCAAGAAAAACAGCGACAACCTGTTCAATCGCCATTTCATAACGCCCGGAACCCTGATGGTGCAAGTTCTCTCCTCCCAGGGCAGGCTTTTACCCCCGGAAGCCCTGGACCACCTATTGCTCTCCATTGGCGTGGCCGGGACATACGGCGGCCAGACTTCCGTCACGGGCACCAACATCCGCACCTCCATCGTGGGCGTGTACGGCGCCAAATTCGAGCGACCGGCGTCCTCGCCTTACGAAATCATCAAGGCCCTGGCGCGGTACGAGGCGGACCTCACCGAGCCAAACGAAGCGGAGGCGGCCATCCATCAAATGCTGTCCGAAGCCTACGAAACCGCCATGGACGGCAAGGAGGCCCGGGACTATCAGACGGAACTGGTTTCCCGGTTCGAAAACCAGGACCCGTCGCTGGAAGCGCAGTACAAAAAGGCGGCCCTGAAAGTGGGCGATCTTTTCGACAACTGGTTTGGAACGGGGAAAAAATCATGA